From Oryza sativa Japonica Group chromosome 4, ASM3414082v1, one genomic window encodes:
- the LOC4335601 gene encoding probable magnesium transporter NIPA2 isoform X1, translated as MVMSIDNVRGFALATSSSAFIGSSFVIKKIGLKKAGDAGVRAGSGGYSYLYEPLWWIGMTAMILGEVANFAAYAFAPAILVTPLGALSIIFSAVLAHFILKERLHMFGIVGCILCVVGSVGIVLHAPKEKKIDSVNEIWHLATQPGFIVYSCMAVVVALILIFWVVHRTEQRKMLAYIAICSLMGSLTVISVKAVAIALKLSFNGVNQFIYVPTWFFIVVVVICCLVQLNYLNKALDSFNTAVVSPVYYVMFTILTIIANMIMYKDWASQNATQIATELCGFVTIVAGTFLLHKTRDMGNEQSESSSLRGECELQNH; from the exons ATGGTGATGTCTATAGACAATGTGAGGGGCTTTGCACTGGCCACATCATCAAGTGCATTTATTGGTTCAAGCTTTGTGATTAAGAAGATTGGGTTGAAGAAAGCTGGGGATGCTGGGGTAAGAGCAG GTTCTGGAGGATACTCATATTTATATGAACCTTTATGGTGGATAGGGATGACAGCTA TGATTCTTGGTGAGGTGGCCAACTTCGCAGCATATGCATTTGCTCCTGCAATACTTGTCACTCCTCTAGGAGCGCTGAGCATCATATTCAG TGCAGTGCTAGCACACTTTATTTTGAAGGAGAGGTTGCATATGTTTGGTATTGTTGGTTGCATATTATGCGTTGTTGGTTCAGTTGGTATAGTTCTACATGCtccaaaggagaaaaagatCGATTCAGTTAACGAAATATGGCATCTTGCAACTCAACCAG GTTTCATAGTCTATTCTTGCATGGCAGTAGTTgttgcacttattttgattTTCTGGGTCGTTCATCGGACGGAACAAAGGAAAATGCTCGCATATATTGCAATCTGTTCTCTGATGGGATCTCTTACG GTTATCAGTGTAAAAGCAGTGGCTATTGCCTTGAAGCTTTCATTTAATGGAGTGAACCAATTTATCTACGTCCCAACCTGGTTCTTTATTGTTGTGGTGGTTATATGCTGTTTAGTGCAGTTGAATTACTTGAACAAG GCCCTTGATTCATTCAACACAGCTGTTGTCTCTCCAGTCTATTATGTGATGTTCACCATTCTTACTATTATTGCCAACATGATCATGTACAAG GACTGGGCCTCTCAGAATGCAACGCAGATAGCAACCGAGCTTTGTGGGTTTGTGACAATTGTTGCAGGAACTTTTCTTCTGCACAAGACCAGAGATATGGGAAACGAACAATCTGAATCATCTTCACTGAGAGGAGAATGTGAACTCCAGAATCATTAG
- the LOC136356363 gene encoding uncharacterized protein: protein MVEPTVRDVLAFHRVDRAAYDQLLSLGVPPPPARNAVALLMWLGRRGGGAGVDAVDRARRLVRTRHDAARLASEARAVLHGGAAALDLARRWAGAGETLISSILGGGGIDVRRFFALVPDDAPRRGVAEVLDGVGALVFDDRLYALLRRHEEGGGAVLPAELAAPYRRPLAPALAPVGDGGCRSLFITFSKGSPLTREEIEEYFTERWGDCLEKVMMERTPAGEPPTYGRIVFRHAATAAAVLGGEHLVKLVINGRQLRARKYFPRKASAFSHGLN from the exons ATGGTGGAGCCGACCGTGCGCGACGTCCTCGCCTTCCACCGCGTCGACCGCGCCGCCTACGACCAGCTTCTCTCGCTGGGCGTGCCCCCTCCCCCGGCCCGCAACGCCGTCGCGCTGCTCATGTGgctcggccgccgcggcggcggcgccggcgtcgacgccgtcgaccgcgcgcgccgcctcgtccgcaCCCGCCACGACGCCGCGCGGCTCGCCTCCGAGGCCCGCGCCGTgctccacggcggcgccgccgcgctggacCTCGCCCGCCGCTGGGCCGGCGCCGGGGAGACGCTCATCTCGTCCAtcctgggcggcggcggcatcgacgTCCGCCGCTTCTTCGCGCTCGTCCCGGAcgacgcgccgcgccgcggcgtcgccgagGTGCTCGACGGCGTCGGGGCGCTCGTGTTCGACGACAGGCTGTACGCGCTGCTGCGCCGccacgaggagggcggcggcgcggtcctCCCGGCGGAGCTGGCGGCGCCTTACCGCCGGCCGCTTgcgccggcgctggcgccggtcggcgacggcggctgccgGTCGCTGTTCATCACGTTCTCCAAGGGGTCGCCATTAACGCGCGAAGAGATCGAAGAGTACTTCACTGA GAGGTGGGGCGACTGCTTGGAGAAGGTGATGATGGAGAggacgccggccggcgagccGCCGACGTACGGGAGGATCGTGTTCCGccacgcggcgacggcggccgcggtgCTCGGCGGGGAACACCTGGTGAAGCTGGTCATCAACGGCCGGCAGCTGCGGGCGCGCAAGTACTTCCCCAGGAAAGCTTCAGCCTTCAGCCATGGCTTGAATTGA
- the LOC107275875 gene encoding U-box domain-containing protein 9, with translation MSPSMPQPLPLPSPPSSPRSGATTTTTTSVRARPRPPTAPPDAPWLALSGGGAGSSDVAGSSSGSGSNVDETLAAMRDAAWARFYAVMGKGKGKAGERGSFSFPDLGAPHDVVDAAAVVDHFATVEAERRAGARAQFLDATMEATASARLGRVKRELLVDRRVLDLAGLERWLRRGEAVAELAWFAELCAGEGGEPVPPLELFESAFRALQAARSDELHRGAGFRKRWVGPAAVPEFFLCPISNKVMVNPVVISSGKTVEVLALEKWWSENRRLCPVTDEILDNSIFIPNILIMLCTALWRTRNGITDVTTIAEPPKISSEEEALFREINLLALSPSLSDKTFDAILRLHELISNAQSSLLHLLGQSPGMIAKLACLLPETCLDPDPGLDDIILKIIAKTASYNPNKVILGDDQYAIPVLIARALLGPVDTRVKSAQILGLLADNYYNKIKIGELGGFAALMELLLLVGDREVKRTVAMAIASLCEAQENWSRFVREGVADAAISLLRDDNLVDEARSIFLKATGFELAMTQVLDKLMSFGDDANCLKMVESIWNTFIRTKLRRRRPNVTHASSSTRASDVFSDTSSDGSVELPMHVELTDKAEDDVRTIVSWLQKRTCYPRTYKYED, from the exons ATGTCGCCGTCAATgccgcagccgctgccgctgccgtcgccgccgtcgagccccCGTTctggcgccaccaccaccaccaccacctcggtGCGGGCGCGTCCGAGACCACCGACGGCGCCGCCCGACGCCCCCTGGCTCGCCCtctccggcggtggcgccgggtCATCAGACGTCGCCgggagcagcagcggcagcggcagcaacgTCGACGAGACCCTCGCCGCGATGAGGGACGCCGCCTGGGCAAGATTCTACGCGGTcatggggaaggggaaggggaaggccgGGGAGCGCGGGAGCTTCTCGTTCCCCGACCTCGGGGCGCCGCACGACGtcgtcgacgcggcggcggtggtcgacCACTTCGCCACCGtggaggcggagaggagggcggggGCGAGGGCCCAGTTCCTGGACGCGACgatggaggcgacggcgagcgcgcggcTGGGGAGGGTCAAGAGGGAGCTCCTCGTCGACCGGAGGGTGCTCGACCTCGCCGGGCTGGAGCGGTGGctgcggcgaggcgaggccgtCGCGGAGCTCGCGTGGTTCGCGGAGCTCtgcgccggcgagggcggcgagccGGTGCCCCCGCTCGAGCTCTTCGAGTCCGCGTTCCGGGCGCTGCAGGCGGCGCGCtccgacgagctccaccgcgGCGCCGGTTTCAGGAAGCGCTGGGTTGGCCCGGCCGCCGTGCCGGAGTTCTTCCTCTGCCCTATCTCCAACAAGGTCATGGTGAATCCAGTCGTCATCTCCTCTGGAAAG ACTGTTGAGGTTTTAGCATTGGAGAAATGGTGGAGTGAAAATAGACGCCTCTGTCCAGTAACTGATGAGATTCTCGACAACAGCATATTCATCCCCAATATCCTCATTATGCTGTGCACAGCACTATGGCGTACAAGAAACGGCATTACAGATGTGACAACAATTGCAGAACCACCAAAGATTTCTTCTGAGGAGGAAGCCCTGTTCAGGGAAATCAACCTCTTGGCACTCTCCCCTAGCTTGTCTGACAAAACATTTGATGCCATATTACGCCTACATGAACTCATCAGCAATGCGCAGTCCTCGCTCCTGCATCTGCTTGGCCAAAGCCCAGGGATGATTGCAAAACTTGCATGCCTCTTGCCAGAGACATGCCTGGACCCTGATCCCGGATTGGACGACATTATCCTCAAGATCATCGCGAAGACAGCTTCCTACAACCCCAATAAGGTGATATTAGGAGATGATCAATATGCCATACCTGTGCTGATTGCAAGGGCATTGCTAGGGCCTGTGGACACAAGAGTCAAGAGTGCTCAAATCCTTGGGTTACTGGCTGACAACTACTACAACAAGATCAAGATCGGTGAACTTGGAGGCTTCGCTGCGCTGATGGAGCTGCTGCTCTTGGTAGGAGACAGAGAAGTCAAGAGGACGGTGGCGATGGCGATCGCCAGTCTCTGCGAGGCCCAGGAGAACTGGAGCAGATTTGTCAGAGAGGGAGTAGCAGATGCTGCTATATCCTTGTTGCGCGACGACAACCTAGTGGATGAAGCCCGCAGCATCTTCTTGAAGGCTACTGGTTTTGAGCTGGCCATGACACAGGTTCTGGATAAGCTGATGTCATTTGGCGATGATGCCAACTGCTTAAAGATGGTTGAGAGCATCTGGAATACCTTCATCCGGACGAAATTAAGACGAAGGCGCCCCAACGTTACTCATGCATCTTCCTCAACAAGGGCCAGTGACGTATTTTCTGATACATCTTCTGACGGGAGTGTAGAACTGCCTATGCACGTTGAATTGACAGACAAGGCCGAGGACGATGTTAGGACCATTGTTTCATGGCTGCAGAAGAGGACGTGCTACCCGCGGACGTACAAATACGAAGATTGA
- the LOC4335599 gene encoding chloroplast envelope quinone oxidoreductase homolog: MAGAAATPPAMMRAVQYDASGGGAAGLKHVEVPVPSAKKNEVLLKLEAATINPVDWKIQKGMLRPLLPRRLPFIPVTDVAGVVAGVGPGVNDFAVGDQVVAMLNSMNGGGLAEYAVAAANLTVKRTPNVSAAEGAGLPIAAGTALQALRSIGAKFDGTGEPLNVLVTAASGGVGLYAVQLAKLANLHVTATCGARNAELVRGLGADEVLDYRTPEGAAMRSPSGRRYDGVVHCTVGVGWPAFEPLMAPRGKVIDITPNFSAMLTSALHAVTLRRKRLVPLLLSPNKADLEFLVGLVGEGKLRTVVDSRFPLGDAAKAWQKSIDGHATGKIVVEMEG, translated from the exons ATGGCCGgagccgccgcgacgccgccggcgatgatGCGCGCCGTGCAGTACGACGCCAGCGGCGGGGGAGCCGCCGGGCTCAAG CATGTTGAAGTCCCGGTCCCTTCGGCAAAGAAGAACGAGGTGCTGTTGAAGCTGGAGGCAGCGACCATCAATCCAGTTGACTGGAAGATTCAGAAAGGGATGCTGCGTCCTCTGCTGCCTCGTAGACTGCCTTTTATCCCAG TGACCGATGTTGCAGGAGTGGTTGCTGGTGTTGGTCCCGGAGTGAATGATTTCGCAGTAGGTGATCAAGTTGTCGCTATGTTGAACAGTATG AACGGAGGTGGATTGGCAGAGTACGCCGTGGCGGCAGCGAACCTGACCGTCAAGAGGACACCCAACGTCTCAGCGGCCGAGGGCGCCGGGCTGCCCATCGCGGCGGGCACGGCGCTGCAGGCGCTGAGGTCCATCGGCGCCAAGTTCGACGGCACCGGCGAGCCGCTGAACGTGCTGGTCACCGCCGCCTCGGGCGGCGTGGGCCTCTACGCCGTGCAGCTGGCCAAGCTGGCGAACCTCCACGTGACGGCCACCTGCGGCGCCCGCAACGCGGAGCTCGTGAGGGGCCTGGGCGCCGACGAGGTGCTGGACTACCGGACGCCCGAGGGCGCCGCCATGCGCAGCCCCTCGGGGAGGAGGTACGACGGCGTCGTGCACTGCACCGTCGGCGTCGGGTGGCCGGCGTTCGAGCCGCTGATGGCGCCCCGCGGGAAGGTGATCGACATCACGCCCAACTTCTCAGCCATGCTCACCTCGGCGCTGCACGCGGTGACGCTGCGGCGGAAGCGGCTGGTGCCGCTGCTGCTGTCGCCGAACAAGGCCGACCTGGAGTTCTTGGTCGGGCTGGTGGGGGAAGGGAAGCTCAGGACGGTGGTGGACTCGAGGTTCCCGctgggcgacgcggcgaaggcGTGGCAGAAGAGCATCGACGGCCACGCCACCGGCAAGATAGTCGTTGAGATGGAAGGGTGA
- the LOC4335601 gene encoding probable magnesium transporter NIPA2 isoform X2, with the protein MTAMILGEVANFAAYAFAPAILVTPLGALSIIFSAVLAHFILKERLHMFGIVGCILCVVGSVGIVLHAPKEKKIDSVNEIWHLATQPGFIVYSCMAVVVALILIFWVVHRTEQRKMLAYIAICSLMGSLTVISVKAVAIALKLSFNGVNQFIYVPTWFFIVVVVICCLVQLNYLNKALDSFNTAVVSPVYYVMFTILTIIANMIMYKDWASQNATQIATELCGFVTIVAGTFLLHKTRDMGNEQSESSSLRGECELQNH; encoded by the exons ATGACAGCTA TGATTCTTGGTGAGGTGGCCAACTTCGCAGCATATGCATTTGCTCCTGCAATACTTGTCACTCCTCTAGGAGCGCTGAGCATCATATTCAG TGCAGTGCTAGCACACTTTATTTTGAAGGAGAGGTTGCATATGTTTGGTATTGTTGGTTGCATATTATGCGTTGTTGGTTCAGTTGGTATAGTTCTACATGCtccaaaggagaaaaagatCGATTCAGTTAACGAAATATGGCATCTTGCAACTCAACCAG GTTTCATAGTCTATTCTTGCATGGCAGTAGTTgttgcacttattttgattTTCTGGGTCGTTCATCGGACGGAACAAAGGAAAATGCTCGCATATATTGCAATCTGTTCTCTGATGGGATCTCTTACG GTTATCAGTGTAAAAGCAGTGGCTATTGCCTTGAAGCTTTCATTTAATGGAGTGAACCAATTTATCTACGTCCCAACCTGGTTCTTTATTGTTGTGGTGGTTATATGCTGTTTAGTGCAGTTGAATTACTTGAACAAG GCCCTTGATTCATTCAACACAGCTGTTGTCTCTCCAGTCTATTATGTGATGTTCACCATTCTTACTATTATTGCCAACATGATCATGTACAAG GACTGGGCCTCTCAGAATGCAACGCAGATAGCAACCGAGCTTTGTGGGTTTGTGACAATTGTTGCAGGAACTTTTCTTCTGCACAAGACCAGAGATATGGGAAACGAACAATCTGAATCATCTTCACTGAGAGGAGAATGTGAACTCCAGAATCATTAG
- the LOC107280634 gene encoding uncharacterized protein codes for MELTSEQEQLIHRNAQASNAILSALSPEEFNKVDGLEEAKEIWDTLQLAHEGSPAVREAKIELLEGRLGRFVMDDKETPQEMYDRMMILVNKIKGLGSEDMTNHFVVKRLLRAFGPRNPTLVSMIRERKDFKRLTPNDILGRIVSHEMQEEEAREVRQMVKNAPMIKNQEVALKANQEEESSCEESEDEEMAFIVKRFKHFLRKSGYGKGRKDDDKGKRQSKRACFNCGEYGHFIADCPRSNEAKAKGGKKKPKRAHVAEAHMAEVWYSGDEEYPEVKPKPKSKDKVEGEGGVATIAFKSSSSSKERLFNNLSDDDDDSYHYSCFMAQGRKVMTQKPSHTSLDVDSSDEESDNELDDVLKSLSKPTMQHLAKLMRALDSKEQSLERQEELLILEKKRNLDLEESLAKECAKNEQLANDLNLANGSLASLRDVNETLQEKFACLDKSHKDLEVQFDTLWNSTSQPNVVSNSSNPSTSNGCVRCYNIYLNSYATNIDAMQALKKENERLGTLVKYGCMKTYHSKDALYKTITAHPNKDGHGLGFSGGSPVSKRVMVNVKECLMFVREGKAPQASEVTNLVSSQGPGTSRQTGQNLLVGVSVSQKFPPGSSGRFARRFRANGRAQDMTGSSGHNARRFRPDGLYYDSYVISKNSEGKVVAYFNGNYNDEYRTCVWLPKALAYSSGGSCWVVDNGCTNHMTGERSMFTSLDKENGTRENIVFGDDGKGKLGYNCLFTDEDVTVFRRDDSSVAFKGKLKGDLYLVDFDVDRVNPEACLIAKSSMGWLWHRRLAHVGMRNLATLLKGEHILGLTNVTFEKDRPWLT; via the exons ATGGAGCTCACGTCGGAGCAAGAACAACTCATCCACCGCAATGCTCAAGCTTCCAATGCAATTCTCTCTGCCTTGAGTCCGGAGGAGTTCAACAAGGTTGATGGACTTGAGGAAGCCAAGGAGATATGGGATACTTTGCAATTGGCTCATGAGGGATCACCCGCCGTTCGTGAGGCCAAGATTGAATTATTGGAAGGAAGGCTTGGAAGATTTGTGATGGATGACAAGGAGACACCACAAGAGATGTATGATAGGATGATGATTCTTGTCAACAAGATTAAAGGACTTGGGAGTGAGGACATGACAAATCACTTTGTAGTCAAGAGACTTCTCCGTGCAtttggtccaagaaatcccACTCTTGTATCAATGATACGGGAAAGGAAAGACTTCAAGAGACTCACCCCAAATGACATTCTTGGAAGAATTGTGTCTCATGAGAtgcaagaagaggaagctcGTGAAGTGAGGCAAATGGTGAAGAATGCGCCCATGATCAAAAATCAAGAAGTTGCTTTGAAGGCAAACCAAGAAGAAGAGTCAAGTTGTGAagaaagtgaagatgaagaaatggcttttattgtcaagagattcaaacactttcttcgcaagagtggctatggcaaagggaggaaggatgatgacaagggaaagaggcaatcaaagagagcgtgcttcaattgtggcgaATATGGCCATTTCATTGCCGATTGTCCCAGGTCAAATGAAGCTAAGGCTAAGGGAGGCAAGAAGAAGCCGAAGCGTGCTCATGTGGCGGAGGCACACATGGCGGAAGTGTGGTACTCCGGAGATGAAGAATATCCCGAAgtcaagcccaagcccaagtcaaaagacaaggttgaaggagaaggtggtgttgCTACTATCGCCTTCAAGTCATCCTCTTCAAGCAAGGAGCGTCTCTTCAACAACTtgagtgatgacgacgacgactcctaccactactcttgcttcatggcccaaggccgcaaggtgatgactcaaaagccctctcacacttctcttgatgttgattctAGTGATGAGGAAAGTGATAATGAATTAGATGATGTGCTTAAGAGCCTTAGCAAACCCACTATGCAACATTTGGCTAAGTTAATGAGAGCTTTGGATAGTAAAGAACAATCACTCGAAAGGCAAGAAGAATTGCTTattcttgagaagaaaagaaaccttgACTTAGAGGAGAGCTTAGCTAAAGAATGTgctaaaaatgaacaactaGCTAATGATCTTAATTTGGCTAATGGTTCTTTAGCTAGCCTTAGAGATGTCAATGAGACTCTTCAAGAGAAATTTGCTTGTTTAGACAAAAGTCATAAAGATCTTGAAGTTCAATTTGACACTCTTTGGAATAGTACCTCTCAACCAAATGTGGTTTCTAATTCTTCTAACCCTTCTACTAGCAATGGTTGTGTTAGGTGTTACAATatttatttgaactcttatgCTACTAATATTGATGCTATGCAAGCTCTTAAGAAAGAGAATGAAAGGTTGGGCACATTAGTGAAATATGGATGCATGAAGACATACCATTCAAAAGATGCCCTTTACAAGACCATCACCGCTCATCCTAACAAGGATGGACACGGGCTTGGGTTTTCGGGTGGAAGTCCTGTGTCTAAGCGTGTGATGGTAAATGTGAAAGAATGCTTGATGTTTGTGAGAGAAGGAAAAGCACCACAAGCAAGTGAGGTGACTAATCTTGTGAGCAGCCAGGGACCCGGAACATCCAGACAAACCGGCCAAAACCTCCTGGTGGGAGTCTCTGTCTCTCAAAAATTCCCACCAGGAAGTTCCGGCCGGTttgccaggaggttccgggccaATGGCCGTGCACAAGACatgaccggaagttccgggcataATGCCAGGAGGTTCCGGCCAGATGGTCTTTACTATGATTCATATGTAATTTCCAAAAATTCAGAGGGCAAAGTGGTTGCTTATTTTAATGGGAATTACAATGATGAGTACCGCACTTGTGTGTGGTTGCCAAAGGCTTTG GCATACTCCTCCGGTGGTTCATGTTGGGTTGTGGACAATGGTTGCACCAATCATATGACTGGAGAGAGGAGTATGTTTACAAGTCTTGATAAGGAGAATGGAACTCGTGAGAATATTGTGTTTGGAGATGATGGTAAAGGGAAG TTGGGTTACAATTGCTTGTTTACCGATGAGGATGTGACCGTCTTTAGAAGGGATGACTCCTCCGTAGCATTCAAAGGCAAGTTAAAGGGTGATCTCTATCTTGTCGATTTCGATGTGGATAGAGTGAATCCGGAAGCTTGTTTGATTGCTAAATCCTCCATGGGTTGGCTATGGCATCGTAGACTAGCCCATGTTGGAATGCGGAATTTGGCAACTCTTCTAAAGGGGGAACACATCCTCGGGCTCACTAATGTCACATTTGAGAAAGATC GCCCGTGGCTTACATAA
- the LOC4335600 gene encoding nuclear transport factor 2 — MASPPPPPPSAAAPGSPPSAQVVGNAFVHQYYNILHQSPDLVHRFYQDGSRIGRPASPAAAEMDTVTTMEAINAKIVSMDIVRAEIKAVDAQESLGGGVTVLVTGHLTGSDDVRREFSQSFFLAPQEKGYFVLNDILRYVGGEGDQEVEPEPELELSFPPSQQPDSVPAPSANGTSVPREQEAFSQPEQHVADPAPNAQEADLNGEEVYNPPNNTEGPVVEETPIPEVIDEVPNNVAVAMPTPPAPAPAPVPQEEAPKKSYASIVKVMKEIPPQISAIPSRPAPPKQEKQVAPAPVAPVADAPTFSPNPESSNIQEAEVDAHAIYVRNLPLSATPEQLEEAFKKFGAIKPDGIQVRSHKIQGFCYGFVEFEDPSSVQSAIAGSPVTISDRQCYVEEKRTAGSRGGGRGRFAPGRGGNFRGEGMRGRGNYTGGRGYGRGEFNYRSDYGGRGAGRGGSSRGGDVGYQRVDHSAGRAARAPSGTSAVAK, encoded by the exons ATGgcctcgcccccgccgccgccgccctccgccgccgcccccggatcgccgccgtcggcgcaaGTG gtggGGAACGCGTTCGTGCACCAGTACTACAACATCCTGCACCAGTCGCCGGATCTCGTCCACCGCTTCTACCAGGACGGGAGCCGCATCGGCCgccccgcctcccccgccgccgccgagatggacaccgtcaccaccatggag gCGATTAACGCGAAGATCGTGTCCATGGACATCGTGCGGGCGGAGATCAAGGCGGTGGACGCGCAGGAGTCGCTGGGCGGGGGCGTCACGGTGCTCGTCACGGGCCACCTCACCGGGAGCGACGACGTGCGCAGGGAGTTCTCGCagtccttcttcctcgcgccgcaGGAGAAGGGATACTTCGTGCTCAACGACATCCTGCGCTACGtcgggggggagggggatcAGGAggtggagccggagccggagctggAGCTGTCGTTTCCGCCGTCGCAGCAGCCGGATTCGGTGCCTGCTCCTTCGGCGAATGGCACTAGCGTGCCGCGGGAACAGG AGGCCTTCTCGCAGCCGGAGCAGCATGTGGCTGATCCTGCACCCAATGCTCAGGAGGCTGATCTCAACGGCGAGGAGGTTTATAACCCACCGAACAACACAGAGGGGCCTGTTGTGGAGGAAACGCCGATTCCTGAAGTTATAGATGAAGTGCCAAATAACGTAGCTGTGGCTATGCCGACTCCGCCTGCCCCTGCCCCTGCCCCTGTACCACAAGAGGAGGCCCCCAAGAAGTCGTATGCTTCAATT GTCAAAGTCATGAAAGAAATTCCACCACAAATATCTGCAATTCCTTCCAGGCCGGCACCACCAAAACAAGAGAAGCAAGTTGCTCCTGCACCTGTTGCTCCGGTTGCTGATGCTCCAACTTTCAGTCCTAATCCTGAAAGCAGCAACATTCAAGAGGCTGAAG TTGATGCACATGCGATATATGTACGGAATCTGCCTTTAAGTGCCACGCCTGAACAATTAGAAGAAGCATTCAAGAAATTTGGCGCTATCAAGCCGGACGGAATCCAAGTTAGAAGTCACaag ATTCAAGGGTTCTGCTATGGGTTTGTAGAGTTTGAAGATCCCAGTTCAGTTCAAAGTGCAATTGCG GGTTCTCCTGTGACGATTAGTGACCGGCAATGTTATGTGGAGGAAAAGAGAACTGCTGGTTCACGTG GTGGTGGCAGAGGAAGGTTTGCTCCTGGTAGAGGTGGTAACTTCCGAGGTGAAGGCATGAGAGGCCGCGGGAATTACACCGGAGGGAGGGGCTATGGAAGGGGTGAGTTCAATTATCGATCCGACTATGGAGGCAGAGGCGCTGGTAGAGGTGGTTCATCACGTGGTGGTGATGTTGGCTACCAGCGGGTTGACCACTCTGCTGGTCGTGCTGCTCGGGCGCCATCGGGCACTAGTGCCGTTGCAAAGTGA